One part of the Coturnix japonica isolate 7356 chromosome 22, Coturnix japonica 2.1, whole genome shotgun sequence genome encodes these proteins:
- the TMEM230 gene encoding transmembrane protein 230, translating to MMPSRTNLSAGIPSSKVKYSKLASTDDGYIDLQFKKSPPKIPYKAIALAVVLFMIGTFLIIIGALLLAGYISKGGTDRAIPVLIIGILVFLPGFYHLRIAYYASKGYRGYSYDDIPDFDD from the exons ATGATGCCGTCAAGAACGAATCTCTCTGCTGGGATTCCCAGTAGCAAAGTCAAATATTCCAAACTTGCCAGCACTGATGATGGATATATTGACCTGCAG TTCAAGAAGAGCCCACCAAAAATCCCCTACAAGGCGATTGCGTTGGCTGTTGTGCTCTTCATGATTGGAACTTTTCTCATTATCATCGGAGCCCTCCTCTTGGCAGGATACATTAGCAAAGGC ggaacagACCGTGCCATCCCTGTGCTCATCATTGGGATCCTCGTATTCCTGCCAGGCTTCTACCACCTGCGCATTGCATACTATGCTTCCAAAGGCTACCGGGGCTATTCCTATGATGACATCCCAGATTTTGATGACTGA